Proteins from one Malania oleifera isolate guangnan ecotype guangnan chromosome 4, ASM2987363v1, whole genome shotgun sequence genomic window:
- the LOC131153090 gene encoding nuclear transcription factor Y subunit C-3-like: protein MEEQGPGQPPVMGSVSSAAHLPYGSSPYQPNQVTGTPMLGSTVTSVGAVQSCSQPGAQLAQHQLAYLQAHHQQQQQLEEQLHSFWANQYQEIERAKDFRNHSLPLARIKKIMKADEDVRMISAEAPVVFARACEMFILELTLRSWNHTEENKRRTLQRNDIASAITRTDIFDFLVDIVPREDPKDEALTSTPRENAPAGASANAVPYYYMSAPHSAQVGNPDMIMGKPLVDPTLYAQPSHPYMTQQIWSQMPQQQQSP from the coding sequence ATGGAAGAACAAGGGCCTGGACAACCACCTGTAATGGGGTCAGTGAGTAGTGCTGCTCACTTGCCATATGGTTCAAGCCCTTATCAACCTAATCAAGTGACAGGGACTCCCATGCTTGGATCAACAGTCACATCTGTTGGAGCAGTTCAATCTTGTAGTCAGCCTGGAGCTCAGCTTGCACAACACCAGCTTGCCTATCTACAAGCCCATCATCAACAGCAGCAGCAATTAGAGGAGCAACTCCACTCTTTTTGGGCAAATCAGTACCAAGAAATTGAGAGGGCTAAGGATTTCCGGAACCACAGTCTTCCTTTGGCCAGGATCAAGAAGATTATGAAGGCAGATGAGGATGTAAGGATGATATCAGCTGAGGCACCAGTCGTATTTGCCAGGGCATGTGAGATGTTCATCTTGGAGTTGACTTTGCGATCATGGAACCACACAGAGGAGAACAAAAGGAGGACACTTCAAAGGAATGACATTGCATCAGCAATCACACGTACTgatatttttgactttttggtggACATTGTGCCAAGAGAGGATCCAAAAGACGAAGCACTTACATCAACCCCAAGGGAAAATGCCCCTGCTGGGGCTTCTGCCAACGCAGTTCCTTACTACTACATGTCAGCCCCGCACTCAGCTCAGGTTGGAAATCCTGATATGATCATGGGCAAGCCTTTGGTGGACCCAACCTTGTATGCTCAACCATCTCACCCCTACATGACTCAACAAATCTGGTCACAAATGCCACAACAACAACAGTCACCCTAA